One part of the Desulfonema ishimotonii genome encodes these proteins:
- a CDS encoding reverse transcriptase domain-containing protein: MTDTDTSRLTRQQLYDRIRESSKDEYILEEMIRIGFWPSGKDAPTLPEQVIRREGELTRELDDLLRKQRRYENKELMLREMRKARMAESRRKQAETKARREEERQARAERWQDIKTREILWLGHGVSGGLNRRTSDVGKLAQNGLPHYDDVKALAKAIGIPVGELRFLAFSRKTSKISHYRRFFIPKKRGGRRLISAPMPRLKALQYFVLENILAKIPPHKAAHGFLPGHSIVTNAVPHVGKDVVINLDLKDFFPTISYPRVKGLFRSLGYSEQQATLFGLICTEPDTDAVELDGETYFVARSERHLPQGAPTSPAISNLIFRKADRRLQGVADQLGFAYTRYADDLTFSASGDAAEALTRLLWGVRQIVKDEGFVLHPDKLRVMKKGARQEVTGIVVNEKLNISRKSLRNFRALLFQIEKDGFEGKRWNGAKNLPPVIWGYANYVAMVNPEKGKPLVAQTDRIFRKYRIRKSDIRPDLARKAALAKKGETSGADEEKPWWKFW, encoded by the coding sequence ATGACAGACACAGATACGTCCCGACTGACCCGGCAACAGTTGTACGACCGCATTCGGGAGTCTTCCAAGGATGAGTATATTCTCGAAGAGATGATCCGGATAGGCTTCTGGCCGTCCGGCAAAGACGCCCCCACCCTGCCGGAACAGGTCATCCGGCGGGAGGGCGAACTGACCCGCGAACTGGATGATCTGCTCCGAAAACAGCGCCGGTATGAAAACAAAGAGCTGATGCTGCGCGAAATGCGAAAGGCCCGGATGGCGGAATCCCGGCGTAAACAGGCCGAAACCAAAGCGCGCCGGGAAGAGGAACGGCAGGCCCGGGCCGAGCGCTGGCAGGACATCAAGACCAGAGAGATTCTCTGGCTGGGCCACGGCGTCTCCGGCGGCCTGAACCGCAGGACATCCGATGTCGGAAAACTGGCGCAGAACGGGCTGCCCCATTATGACGATGTCAAAGCGCTGGCAAAGGCCATCGGTATCCCGGTGGGCGAACTCCGCTTTCTGGCCTTCAGCCGGAAGACCTCGAAAATTTCCCACTACCGGCGGTTTTTTATTCCCAAAAAACGGGGCGGCAGGCGGCTCATTTCCGCACCCATGCCCCGGCTCAAAGCGCTTCAGTATTTTGTGCTGGAAAATATCCTCGCCAAAATTCCGCCTCACAAGGCCGCCCACGGATTTCTGCCGGGGCATTCCATCGTCACCAACGCAGTCCCCCATGTGGGCAAAGATGTGGTGATCAATCTCGATCTGAAAGACTTTTTCCCCACCATCTCCTACCCCCGCGTCAAAGGGCTGTTCCGGTCGCTGGGCTACTCCGAACAGCAGGCCACCCTTTTCGGCCTGATCTGCACGGAACCGGATACAGACGCGGTGGAGCTGGACGGAGAGACTTACTTTGTCGCCCGGTCCGAGCGCCATCTGCCTCAGGGCGCGCCCACCAGCCCGGCCATCTCCAACCTGATCTTCAGAAAGGCGGACCGGCGGCTTCAGGGTGTGGCCGATCAGCTCGGCTTCGCCTATACCCGGTATGCGGATGACCTCACCTTTTCCGCATCGGGCGATGCTGCGGAAGCGCTGACCCGGCTGCTCTGGGGGGTGCGGCAGATTGTGAAAGATGAGGGGTTTGTCCTTCACCCTGACAAGCTGCGGGTCATGAAAAAGGGGGCCCGGCAGGAAGTGACCGGCATCGTGGTCAACGAAAAGCTGAACATCAGCCGGAAATCCCTGCGGAACTTCCGGGCGCTGCTGTTTCAGATTGAAAAAGACGGGTTTGAGGGTAAGCGCTGGAACGGCGCAAAAAATCTCCCCCCGGTCATCTGGGGATATGCCAACTATGTGGCGATGGTCAACCCGGAAAAGGGCAAACCGCTGGTGGCGCAGACGGACAGGATTTTCAGGAAATACCGGATCAGGAAATCCGATATCCGCCCGGATCTCGCACGCAAGGCCGCTCTGGCGAAAAAAGGGGAAACATCCGGAGCGGATGAGGAAAAACCGTGGTGGAAATTCTGGTAA
- a CDS encoding SDR family NAD(P)-dependent oxidoreductase, translating into MDHVSPTVIVTGASQGIGADVARWLGKIGASVTLVARSADDLAVVAEDVEQLGGSALAFSADIAGQRACRRAVQETLKRFGRLDGLVNNAGIIEPIVPIAKTDPYAWSYNIEVNLFGAFYITQAAIPELRKTAGRVISVSSGAALNPVESWGAYCVAKAGLTHFTRVLAAEEKELTAISVRPGVVDTEMQELIRCEGPKSMPEERAAYFQRLKDENKLEPPHVPARAIAWLALRAPRSLSGEFVNYDDPRIAEPALSLFGDRIG; encoded by the coding sequence ATGGACCATGTTTCACCGACAGTTATCGTAACCGGTGCCTCCCAGGGCATCGGGGCGGATGTGGCCCGATGGCTTGGAAAAATCGGCGCGTCTGTCACCCTGGTGGCCCGGTCGGCAGACGATCTGGCCGTTGTTGCCGAAGACGTTGAACAACTGGGCGGCAGCGCATTGGCGTTCAGTGCCGATATCGCCGGACAAAGGGCCTGTCGGCGGGCCGTTCAGGAAACCCTGAAACGGTTCGGGCGGCTGGACGGCCTGGTGAATAACGCAGGCATTATCGAGCCGATTGTGCCCATTGCCAAAACAGACCCTTACGCCTGGAGCTATAATATCGAGGTCAACCTGTTCGGGGCGTTTTATATCACACAGGCCGCAATCCCCGAACTGCGGAAAACCGCAGGCCGCGTAATCAGCGTGAGCAGCGGCGCGGCCCTGAACCCGGTTGAATCCTGGGGGGCCTATTGTGTTGCCAAAGCCGGTCTGACCCATTTCACACGGGTGCTGGCCGCCGAGGAAAAGGAGCTGACAGCCATCTCGGTGCGGCCCGGTGTGGTGGATACAGAGATGCAGGAGCTGATCCGGTGTGAAGGTCCCAAATCCATGCCGGAAGAGCGGGCCGCTTATTTTCAGCGCCTCAAAGACGAAAATAAGCTTGAGCCGCCCCATGTGCCCGCACGGGCCATTGCCTGGCTCGCCCTCCGCGCCCCCCGGTCCCTGAGCGGCGAATTTGTGAATTACGATGATCCCCGAATCGCGGAACCGGCCCTGTCGCTGTTTGGCGACCGCATCGGATAG
- a CDS encoding SWIM zinc finger family protein, with product MEFNYKYHGSSAVSSNTGQVGISFAPDTFREPTFFTGRLNKHIPFREAISALHDVVVSDLRFRPRDRTEYKEWAAQQEAVWLAEFMAQAEDVSVKVSELRAELDVVRREKQAIIGPFNTAKKEYFNYLYKRDYDAWFVLDPVITVHPDELFFECFSQDESAYGRLSCDYNVYKEVGEFACGTTNIDYSSALYNEFQKVREYKETEFSIDPSGFAVQTTGEESYKEVKIDLPESWVRGFLQVSSAMTLPARTFELHPMDVHNFCFILRRHKEKKGPRSMRFILKPGEPVQVVFEPWNYVVTCARSVYKGDQADEIRIWGRRRLLILERLIPVARKFTVSLLGSGLPSFYVADLGDMAFTLGLSGWTANDWSRAGNFDLMAPRAETDGMTQQQVWLALKETWLADTDTLAARLDMARDTVLGALSAFVQAGRAIYDLNKGVWRVRELSREPLPMDKLRFSNEREASARRFVDDNAVFLEMGQTDGGLRLSGTVTEKGKSWQPELVTDADQRMVQAECTCNFYQQNKLYKGPCEHMLALRIAHRERRDA from the coding sequence ATGGAATTTAACTATAAATATCACGGCAGCTCGGCTGTCAGCAGCAATACCGGACAGGTGGGTATCTCCTTTGCGCCCGACACCTTCCGGGAACCGACCTTTTTCACGGGCAGGCTTAACAAGCACATTCCCTTCCGGGAGGCCATTTCCGCCCTGCACGACGTGGTCGTCTCCGATCTGCGCTTCAGGCCCAGAGACCGGACCGAGTACAAAGAATGGGCCGCACAGCAGGAGGCCGTCTGGCTGGCCGAGTTCATGGCGCAGGCCGAAGATGTCAGCGTAAAGGTTTCCGAACTCCGGGCGGAACTGGACGTGGTCCGCCGCGAAAAACAGGCGATCATCGGGCCGTTCAACACGGCCAAAAAGGAATATTTCAACTACCTCTACAAGCGGGACTATGACGCCTGGTTCGTTCTGGACCCGGTGATCACCGTCCACCCGGACGAACTCTTTTTCGAGTGCTTCAGCCAGGACGAATCCGCCTACGGCAGACTGAGCTGCGATTACAACGTGTACAAGGAGGTCGGCGAATTCGCCTGCGGCACCACCAATATCGACTATTCCTCGGCCCTGTACAACGAGTTTCAGAAGGTCCGGGAGTACAAGGAGACCGAATTCAGTATCGACCCGTCCGGCTTCGCGGTACAGACCACCGGAGAAGAAAGCTACAAGGAGGTGAAGATAGATTTGCCGGAGAGCTGGGTGCGCGGCTTTCTCCAGGTCAGTTCGGCCATGACCCTGCCCGCCCGGACCTTCGAGCTTCACCCGATGGACGTGCATAATTTCTGTTTCATTCTGAGACGACACAAAGAGAAAAAAGGCCCCCGGTCCATGCGGTTCATCCTGAAGCCGGGCGAGCCGGTGCAGGTGGTCTTTGAACCGTGGAATTACGTGGTGACGTGCGCCCGGTCGGTCTATAAGGGCGATCAGGCCGACGAGATCCGCATATGGGGCCGGCGCCGCCTGCTGATTCTGGAGCGGCTGATTCCCGTGGCCAGAAAGTTCACCGTCTCCCTGCTGGGGAGCGGGCTGCCCTCTTTTTATGTGGCGGACTTGGGAGACATGGCGTTCACCCTGGGGCTTTCCGGGTGGACGGCCAATGACTGGTCCCGCGCAGGCAATTTCGACCTGATGGCCCCCCGCGCCGAGACCGACGGCATGACCCAGCAACAAGTCTGGCTGGCCCTGAAAGAGACATGGCTGGCGGATACGGACACGCTGGCCGCACGTCTGGACATGGCACGGGATACGGTGCTGGGCGCGCTGTCGGCCTTTGTGCAGGCGGGACGGGCCATCTACGATCTCAACAAGGGGGTCTGGCGGGTCCGGGAACTGAGCCGGGAGCCGCTGCCCATGGACAAACTCCGCTTTTCCAATGAGCGGGAAGCCTCGGCCCGGCGGTTTGTTGATGATAATGCCGTTTTTCTGGAGATGGGACAGACCGATGGCGGACTGCGTCTCTCCGGCACTGTGACAGAAAAGGGGAAATCCTGGCAGCCGGAACTGGTCACAGACGCGGACCAGCGAATGGTGCAGGCGGAGTGTACCTGCAATTTCTATCAGCAGAACAAACTGTACAAGGGGCCGTGCGAACACATGCTGGCCCTGCGGATCGCCCACAGGGAGCGGCGGGATGCGTAG
- a CDS encoding ADP-ribosylglycohydrolase family protein: MIGAIAGDIIGSVYEGHPIKTEDFPLFSAGSRFTDDTVLTVAVAHAILDGSDYGPALKRFGRKYPRAGYGGAFCQWLASGESLPYNSWGNGSAMRVSPVGFAFESADAVLREAEKSAAVTHNHPEGIRGAQATALAVFLARTGSGKAEIRDEITDRFGYPLDRILDQIRPGYRFDVSCQGSVPQAITAFLESDSVEDAIRKAVSLGGDSDTQACIAGGIAQAFYREIPAEILTQVRSRLPQDLLRVTDRFNATYPLV; this comes from the coding sequence ATGATCGGTGCCATAGCGGGCGACATTATTGGCTCTGTGTACGAGGGACATCCGATTAAAACCGAAGACTTTCCACTTTTCAGCGCGGGGTCGCGGTTTACGGATGACACGGTCCTGACCGTGGCGGTGGCCCATGCCATTCTCGACGGCTCGGATTACGGCCCGGCCCTGAAGCGGTTTGGTCGCAAATACCCCCGTGCTGGTTACGGCGGCGCGTTTTGCCAGTGGCTGGCCTCCGGGGAGAGCCTGCCCTATAACAGCTGGGGAAACGGTTCCGCCATGCGGGTAAGCCCGGTGGGGTTTGCCTTTGAATCTGCCGATGCGGTTTTGCGGGAGGCCGAGAAAAGCGCTGCCGTCACCCACAATCACCCCGAAGGCATCAGAGGCGCTCAGGCGACGGCCCTGGCCGTGTTTCTGGCCAGAACCGGCAGCGGCAAAGCGGAGATCCGGGACGAAATCACCGACAGATTCGGCTACCCCCTTGACCGCATCCTCGACCAGATCCGGCCCGGCTACCGTTTTGATGTCTCCTGCCAGGGCTCCGTGCCCCAGGCCATTACCGCGTTTCTGGAGTCGGACAGCGTCGAGGATGCCATCCGCAAAGCCGTCTCCCTGGGCGGCGACAGCGATACCCAGGCCTGTATCGCCGGGGGAATTGCCCAGGCCTTCTACCGGGAAATCCCGGCGGAGATACTCACGCAGGTCCGGTCCCGGCTGCCCCAAGACCTGCTCCGGGTGACTGACCGGTTCAATGCAACATACCCGCTGGTCTGA